One window of the Cryptomeria japonica chromosome 7, Sugi_1.0, whole genome shotgun sequence genome contains the following:
- the LOC131067274 gene encoding GDSL esterase/lipase At5g41890-like: protein MTSFLSISINLFLVGWILSCFNGVTASCVPAMYVFGDSLGDAGTNSFIPRSTVRANFPPYGVSFFPYPTGRFTNGRTAFDFLGIATSFLGLPRFPPPFLKPKENFSTGINFASGGSGLLDSTGPREKLYRVGARKFLVFDISTIGCTPVSRLVSGNGECLDAANQLAVAYNTALKPVIDQLNEQLDGLSLILLNSFDYVVDMIQHGEAYGLSETSSACCGSGAFNAEETSGF from the exons ATGACTTCGTTTCTCAGCATTAGTATCAATCTTTTTCTGGTGGGATGGATCTTGAGTTGCTTTAATGGCGTAACTGCTTCATGTGTGCCTGCAATGTACGTGTTTGGGGACTCTTTAGGAGACGCCGGCACCAACAGTTTCATTCCTCGCAGTACTGTGAGAGCAAACTTTCCTCCATATGGTGTCTCATTTTTTCCGTATCCAACTGGTCGCTTCACCAATGGCCGCACAGCTTTTGATTTCTTAGGTATCG CTACATCTTTCTTAGGGCTCCCTCGCTTCCCTCCTCCCTTTCTAAAACCAAAGGAAAATTTttcaactggcataaattttgcATCCGGAGGTAGTGGATTACTCGATTCAACAGGACCTCGAGAG AAACTTTACCGTGTTGGGGCAAGAAAATTCCTTGTATTCGACATTTCAACTATAGGGTGTACACCAGTTAGCAGACTTGTATCAGGAAATGGAGAATGTTTGGATGCTGCAAATCAGTTAGCTGTGGCATACAACACTGCTCTGAAACCTGTTATAGATCAGCTTAATGAACAACTGGATGGGCTGTCTCTCATTCTACTTAAttcttttgattatgttgttgACATGATTCAACATGGTGAAGCCTATG GACTATCAGAGACAAGTTCAGCATGTTGTGGATCAGGAGCATTTAATGCAGAA